In Microbacterium esteraromaticum, the following proteins share a genomic window:
- a CDS encoding glycoside hydrolase family 65 protein has product MLDRDRYPVDPWRLIETRYDEEGVSETFFTVGNGYLGLRGNHIEGRGAHEHGTFINGLHETWPIRHAEQAYGFAEVGQTIVNAPDAKVMRVYIDDEPLSFDDMEVHQYSRTLDMRTGVLERNVVWVTPSGKRVRMRDERMVSFEERHLAVLRLELTVENADAPVTVSCQMLNRQDGAGIYAGDPMAAKAAGKAGFDPRKAEKITERVLQPVEYWQDGLRSALSYRVSDSGMTVAVVADHIIDTENDYTARSLVEPDIAKNVFRVQAKAGVPIRISKVVSYHTSRGVPPRELVDRCRRSLDRVGVEGVDALFTAQRDWLASFWERSDVRIAGHDDLQQATRWCLFQLAQAASRADGHGVAAKGLTGSGYSGHYFWDTEIYVLPFLTYTSPQWAKNALRARVTMLPAARRRAAQLNEAGALFPWRTINGEEASAYYAAGTAQYHINADVSFALGKYVRATGDEDFLRREGADIAVETARLWATLGFWRGTNGDSTFHIHGVTGPDEYTTVVNDNLFTNVMARYNLRFAARVVGEMAENDPAAYAALVDRTGLDDGERDAWARAAEAIHIPYSEALGIHPQDAFFLEREVWDLEGTPPEMRPLLLHYHPLVIYRFQVLKQADVVLALFLQGNHFTDEEKLADFDYYDPLTTGDSTLSAVVQSIMAAEVGYQDLAREYFEQALYVDLGDLHHNAADGVHVASTGGVWTALVSGFGGMRDHDGELSFDPRLPADWPELSYPLQWRGSQLQVTITRDRLHLEVRDGDPVEFTVRGAAHSAAVGKPAAVLLAGQGPRRPGRPTLRGIADARRDDGTRLSASVPVTTTTIPIIDAYED; this is encoded by the coding sequence ATGCTCGACCGCGACCGCTACCCCGTCGACCCCTGGCGCCTCATCGAGACCCGTTACGACGAAGAGGGGGTCTCCGAGACCTTCTTCACCGTCGGCAACGGCTACCTCGGTCTGCGCGGCAACCACATCGAGGGGCGCGGCGCCCACGAGCACGGCACCTTCATCAACGGCCTGCATGAGACGTGGCCTATTCGCCACGCGGAGCAGGCGTACGGGTTCGCCGAGGTCGGCCAGACGATCGTGAACGCGCCCGACGCCAAGGTGATGCGCGTGTACATCGACGACGAGCCGCTCTCGTTCGACGACATGGAGGTGCACCAGTACTCCCGCACTCTCGACATGCGCACCGGCGTGCTCGAGCGCAACGTCGTCTGGGTCACGCCGTCAGGCAAGCGCGTGCGCATGCGCGACGAGCGCATGGTGAGCTTCGAGGAGCGCCACCTCGCCGTGCTGCGTCTCGAACTCACTGTCGAGAACGCAGACGCCCCGGTCACCGTGAGCTGCCAGATGCTCAACCGCCAGGACGGCGCGGGCATCTACGCAGGTGACCCTATGGCGGCGAAGGCCGCGGGCAAGGCGGGCTTCGATCCCCGCAAGGCCGAGAAGATCACCGAGCGGGTGCTGCAGCCGGTGGAGTACTGGCAGGACGGCCTTCGCTCGGCGCTGTCGTACCGCGTCTCCGACTCGGGGATGACCGTGGCGGTCGTGGCCGACCACATCATCGACACCGAGAACGACTACACGGCGCGTTCGCTCGTCGAGCCCGACATCGCGAAGAACGTGTTCCGGGTGCAGGCGAAGGCCGGCGTGCCGATCCGCATCAGCAAGGTGGTCAGCTACCACACGTCACGGGGCGTGCCTCCGCGCGAGCTGGTCGACCGCTGCCGTCGCTCGCTCGACCGCGTCGGCGTCGAGGGGGTCGATGCGCTGTTCACCGCTCAGCGTGACTGGCTCGCCTCGTTCTGGGAGCGCTCCGACGTGCGCATCGCAGGGCACGACGACCTGCAGCAGGCGACCCGCTGGTGCCTGTTCCAGCTCGCGCAGGCGGCCTCGCGTGCCGACGGGCACGGTGTGGCGGCGAAGGGCCTGACGGGCTCGGGCTACAGCGGTCACTACTTCTGGGACACCGAGATCTATGTGCTGCCTTTTCTCACGTACACCTCGCCGCAGTGGGCGAAGAACGCGCTGCGCGCGCGGGTCACGATGCTGCCCGCCGCGCGCAGGCGCGCGGCGCAGCTGAACGAGGCAGGAGCGCTGTTCCCGTGGCGCACGATCAACGGCGAGGAGGCGTCGGCGTACTACGCAGCTGGTACCGCGCAGTACCACATCAACGCCGACGTCAGCTTCGCACTCGGCAAGTACGTGCGCGCCACGGGCGATGAGGACTTCCTGCGTCGCGAAGGCGCCGACATCGCCGTTGAGACCGCGAGGCTCTGGGCGACCCTCGGCTTCTGGCGCGGCACGAACGGCGACTCGACCTTCCACATCCACGGTGTGACCGGCCCTGACGAGTACACCACCGTCGTGAACGACAACCTGTTCACCAACGTCATGGCCCGCTACAACCTGCGCTTCGCGGCGCGGGTCGTCGGCGAGATGGCAGAGAACGACCCGGCCGCGTACGCGGCTCTCGTCGACCGCACGGGTCTCGACGACGGGGAGCGGGATGCCTGGGCCCGAGCCGCAGAGGCCATCCACATCCCGTACAGCGAGGCACTGGGCATCCATCCGCAGGACGCCTTCTTCCTCGAGCGCGAGGTGTGGGACCTCGAGGGCACGCCGCCCGAGATGCGGCCGCTGCTGCTGCACTACCACCCACTGGTCATCTACCGGTTCCAGGTGCTCAAGCAGGCCGACGTCGTGCTGGCCCTCTTCCTGCAGGGCAACCACTTCACCGACGAGGAGAAGCTGGCCGACTTCGACTACTACGACCCGCTGACGACGGGCGACTCGACGCTGTCGGCTGTCGTGCAGTCGATCATGGCGGCAGAGGTCGGCTATCAGGACCTCGCCCGTGAGTACTTCGAGCAGGCTCTGTATGTCGACCTGGGCGATCTGCATCACAACGCCGCCGATGGCGTGCACGTGGCGTCGACCGGCGGCGTCTGGACAGCGCTCGTCAGCGGCTTCGGCGGCATGCGCGATCATGACGGCGAGCTGAGCTTCGACCCGCGACTGCCCGCCGACTGGCCGGAGCTGTCGTACCCGCTGCAGTGGCGGGGCTCGCAGCTGCAGGTCACGATCACCCGCGATCGGCTGCATCTCGAGGTGCGCGACGGCGACCCGGTGGAGTTCACCGTGCGCGGCGCGGCGCATAGCGCGGCGGTGGGCAAGCCGGCCGCTGTGCTGCTCGCCGGTCAGGGGCCGCGGAGGCCCGGCCGTCCGACGCTGCGCGGGATCGCGGATGCCCGTCGCGATGACGGCACGCGCCTGTCGGCGTCGGTGCCGGTGACCACCACGACGATCCCGATCATCGACGCCTACGAGGACTGA
- a CDS encoding HAD family hydrolase: MSDALPDLHSAPGVLFDLDGVLTPTAEVHMRAWQKVFDEVFARWGIQPAYTDADYFAYVDGKKRYDGVASLLRSRNIEIPWGEVTDPPEAETVCGVGNRKNDAFISVLRSEGIAPYPGSLALLESLRDAGVPMGVVSSSKNAEEVLGSAGIRDFFHAVVDGLVAERDHLASKPAPDMFLEGARMLGVDPAQSIAVEDAVSGVASAAAAGYGSVIGVDRGAGPDALREAGATGIVDDLARLLGDAQN, translated from the coding sequence ATGTCTGACGCACTCCCCGACCTGCACAGCGCCCCCGGCGTCCTCTTCGACCTCGACGGGGTGCTCACCCCCACTGCAGAGGTCCACATGCGCGCCTGGCAGAAGGTGTTCGACGAGGTGTTCGCCCGCTGGGGCATCCAGCCCGCGTACACCGACGCCGACTACTTCGCCTACGTCGACGGCAAGAAGCGCTACGACGGCGTCGCCAGCCTGCTGCGCAGCCGCAACATCGAGATCCCGTGGGGAGAGGTCACCGACCCGCCAGAGGCCGAGACGGTCTGCGGTGTCGGCAACCGCAAGAACGACGCGTTCATCTCGGTGCTGCGCAGCGAGGGCATCGCCCCCTACCCCGGATCCCTCGCCCTGCTCGAGAGCCTGCGCGATGCCGGCGTTCCCATGGGCGTCGTTTCGAGCTCGAAGAATGCCGAGGAGGTGCTCGGCAGCGCCGGCATCCGCGACTTCTTCCACGCCGTCGTCGACGGACTCGTCGCCGAGCGCGACCATCTCGCCTCGAAGCCCGCCCCCGACATGTTCCTCGAGGGGGCGCGGATGCTGGGAGTCGACCCCGCGCAGTCCATCGCCGTGGAGGACGCCGTGTCGGGCGTCGCCTCGGCCGCCGCCGCCGGATACGGCTCGGTGATCGGCGTCGATCGCGGTGCCGGCCCCGATGCGCTGCGCGAGGCCGGCGCGACCGGTATCGTCGATGATCTTGCGCGCCTGCTCGGCGACGCGCAGAACTGA
- a CDS encoding DNA polymerase III subunit gamma and tau — MTTALYRRYRPETFGEMIGQSQVTDPLMTALRGDRVGHAYLFSGPRGCGKTTSARILARCLNCAEGPTDTPCGVCPSCVELSRAGGGSLDVVEIDAASHNGVDDARDLRERATFAPSRDRFKIFILDEAHMVTPQGFNALLKLVEEPPAHVKFIFATTEPEKVLGTIRSRTHHYPFRLVPPAAMLEYVEKLCVEEGVQVEQGVLALVVRAGGGSPRDTLSLLDQLIAGSDEGNVTYARAVALLGYTHAALLDEIVDALAAGDAASAFPAVDRVVQTGQDPRRFVDDLLERLRDLIVIQAVGDGASAVLRGIPADEMERMQAQAAAFGAVRLSRTADLVSQALDDMSGATSPRLHLELMVARVLAGAPRDAGAAAAQGAPAHSASTQSTAAQRPAAQAPASAAPAPPAPAAQAPAAAAPATASDSAAPVATPSSAAAPKPTVVPEPAASAEPTAVSPVIVENLTQATATPPASDSQPASETLGHEASAARASQPEASGATGSTAPPAAAPATAQQKSTEQAATGQAQPKRSGGEQASTASAPAGPVTFEQISGAWPAVLTRLESISRASWLVVTGIQPLAFDSTSDVLTLGFSSPSDVPKFKGTTPGKGTSDHLRTAIEQELGVTVKYRPAPLPPGGGGGAVAPTGPAPGGPATSGPGPASSSPAPRGDDAPAAGWANPMSGPQDLGGASGGQSSSAPPQPRANSAARASASSPAAVTRSAAASVTEWAVAPIPSSAPTGAPAGQGAPVATIAPQPQFPVDEEPAEVEAAASAPLPPRDGDVDAPPPPLDDEYPPYDDEPPYDPEYDEPPRQSAPSAASASAPGASPAPAAAPGAAPAPAAAPVARPSLREVPPSATRPLASDGVERRGEAVVRQVLGARFIREEPYQPPSRFS; from the coding sequence GTGACGACAGCCCTGTACCGCCGCTACCGGCCCGAGACGTTCGGCGAGATGATCGGGCAGTCCCAGGTGACCGATCCGCTGATGACCGCGTTGCGCGGCGATCGTGTCGGGCATGCCTATCTGTTCTCGGGTCCTCGCGGCTGCGGAAAGACCACCTCGGCGCGCATTCTCGCGCGCTGCCTGAACTGCGCCGAGGGGCCGACCGACACCCCGTGCGGCGTGTGCCCCAGCTGTGTCGAGCTGTCGCGCGCCGGTGGCGGATCGCTCGACGTGGTCGAGATCGACGCGGCGAGCCACAATGGCGTCGACGACGCGCGCGACCTGCGCGAGCGCGCGACCTTCGCGCCGAGCCGCGACCGGTTCAAGATCTTCATCCTCGATGAGGCCCACATGGTCACCCCGCAGGGCTTCAACGCCCTGCTGAAGCTGGTCGAAGAGCCGCCCGCGCACGTGAAGTTCATCTTCGCCACGACCGAGCCCGAGAAGGTGCTCGGCACGATCCGCTCGCGCACGCATCACTACCCGTTCCGTCTCGTGCCGCCGGCAGCCATGCTCGAGTACGTCGAGAAGTTGTGCGTCGAAGAGGGAGTGCAGGTCGAACAGGGCGTGCTGGCTCTCGTCGTGCGCGCCGGCGGCGGATCGCCGCGCGATACGCTCTCGCTGCTCGACCAGCTGATCGCGGGGTCCGACGAGGGCAACGTGACCTACGCGCGGGCCGTGGCCCTGCTCGGCTACACGCACGCCGCACTGCTCGATGAGATCGTCGACGCGCTCGCCGCTGGCGACGCGGCATCCGCCTTCCCCGCCGTCGACCGGGTCGTGCAGACCGGGCAGGATCCGCGCCGCTTCGTAGACGACCTGCTCGAACGGCTGCGCGACCTCATCGTCATCCAGGCCGTCGGCGATGGGGCGTCCGCTGTGCTGCGTGGCATCCCCGCCGATGAGATGGAGCGCATGCAGGCGCAGGCCGCAGCCTTCGGCGCCGTTCGCCTCTCGCGCACCGCCGACCTGGTCAGCCAGGCCCTCGACGACATGAGCGGCGCGACCTCGCCCCGCCTGCACCTGGAGCTGATGGTCGCGCGGGTGCTCGCCGGAGCACCGAGGGATGCCGGCGCCGCGGCTGCGCAGGGCGCTCCGGCGCACAGCGCATCGACGCAGAGCACAGCGGCCCAGCGCCCTGCTGCACAGGCTCCTGCCTCAGCGGCCCCAGCCCCACCGGCCCCTGCTGCACAGGCTCCTGCCGCAGCAGCCCCGGCCACTGCGTCAGATTCTGCTGCTCCGGTTGCCACGCCGTCGTCGGCTGCGGCCCCGAAGCCCACGGTCGTCCCCGAGCCCGCTGCATCCGCCGAGCCCACGGCGGTCTCGCCTGTGATCGTCGAAAACCTCACGCAGGCAACCGCGACGCCGCCCGCATCCGACTCGCAGCCTGCGTCCGAGACCTTGGGACACGAGGCGAGCGCTGCACGGGCATCTCAGCCGGAGGCATCCGGAGCGACGGGCTCGACCGCGCCGCCCGCCGCCGCACCCGCAACGGCTCAGCAGAAGTCGACCGAGCAGGCGGCGACCGGACAGGCCCAGCCGAAGCGGAGCGGGGGCGAACAGGCGTCGACCGCATCGGCGCCCGCCGGACCCGTGACCTTCGAGCAGATCTCAGGGGCCTGGCCCGCGGTGCTCACCCGTCTCGAGTCGATCAGCCGCGCCTCGTGGCTCGTCGTCACGGGCATCCAGCCACTGGCCTTCGACAGCACCTCCGACGTGCTCACGCTCGGCTTCTCGAGCCCGAGCGACGTGCCGAAGTTCAAGGGCACCACACCGGGCAAGGGCACCTCCGATCACCTGCGAACGGCGATCGAGCAGGAGCTGGGCGTGACGGTCAAGTACCGGCCCGCGCCCCTGCCCCCTGGCGGAGGAGGGGGTGCCGTCGCGCCCACCGGTCCTGCACCCGGCGGGCCAGCGACGTCCGGTCCCGGTCCTGCCTCCTCCTCGCCCGCGCCGAGAGGCGATGACGCCCCCGCCGCCGGATGGGCGAATCCGATGAGCGGGCCCCAGGATCTCGGCGGCGCGAGCGGAGGCCAGAGCTCCTCTGCGCCGCCGCAGCCACGTGCCAACAGCGCGGCGCGGGCATCCGCATCGTCTCCCGCGGCCGTCACCCGATCGGCCGCGGCGTCCGTCACCGAGTGGGCCGTCGCGCCGATCCCGTCGTCGGCTCCCACCGGCGCTCCGGCGGGGCAGGGCGCACCCGTCGCGACGATCGCGCCCCAGCCGCAGTTCCCGGTCGACGAAGAGCCGGCCGAGGTCGAAGCCGCGGCATCGGCCCCGCTTCCGCCGCGCGACGGCGACGTCGACGCCCCTCCTCCGCCACTCGACGACGAGTACCCGCCGTACGACGACGAGCCGCCATACGACCCCGAGTACGACGAGCCGCCCCGGCAGAGCGCTCCGTCCGCAGCGTCCGCATCCGCACCCGGCGCGTCGCCCGCACCCGCCGCCGCACCCGGCGCGGCACCCGCACCGGCCGCCGCACCCGTCGCGCGTCCCTCTCTCCGTGAGGTGCCGCCGTCGGCCACCCGCCCCCTGGCCTCTGACGGCGTCGAGCGCCGCGGCGAGGCCGTCGTCCGCCAGGTGCTCGGCGCGAGGTTCATCCGCGAAGAGCCCTACCAGCCCCCATCGAGGTTCTCCTGA